A portion of the Salminus brasiliensis chromosome 9, fSalBra1.hap2, whole genome shotgun sequence genome contains these proteins:
- the otomp gene encoding otolith matrix protein 1, translated as MDQTSGHLLALAFLLLVKVGVSSQNNIITWCAVSDAEEQKCLDLAGNATARNIRGKLQCVRGQSPTDCMQRIKNGTADAASMYPDEIYTAGVCHGLDVAVGESYNGVDGINYYVVALARKSSGDLSLLEMHERSSCHPGIRTTVGWTVPIGFLVNTSQISVNEQCNFPHAVGDFFGYSCVPGAKDPEHDPKGTNPRNLCEACIGDDNDRHICANNPRERHYGEAGALRCVAENLGDVAFVKHTTVFDNMNGKNQESWALDLELEDLKLLCPDGGEASLFQHKRCHLAVVPANAVVVRLEDKCRVYKFLERVQNAFANATQGFSLFSSVAYGQPDVMFSDSTQKLLRVMGTYPSWLGHSYTTMLQAFECEGKVTLTCFRC; from the exons ATGGACCAAACCTCGGGACACCTGCTGGCACTGGCTTTCCTCCTGCTGGTAAAGGTCGGAGTGTCCAGCCAGAACAACATCA TCACTTGGTGTGCAGTGTCTGATGCGGAGGAGCAGAAGTGTCTGGATCTGGCTGGGAATGCCACAGCGCGGAACATTCGTGGAAAACTGCAGTGTGTGCGCGGCCAGAGCCCCACGGACTGCATGCAGAGAATTAAG AACGGTACAGCGGATGCAGCTTCCATGTATCCCGATGAGATCTACACTGCTGGAGTTTGCCATGGGTTGGATGTTGCAGTAGGGGAGTCTTATAACGGAGTGG ATGGCATAAATTACTATGTAGTGGCCTTGGCCCGGAAATCATCCGGCGACCTGTCGCTGCTGGAGATGCATGAGCGGAGCTCTTGTCACCCTGGGATCAGGACCACCGTGGGCTGGACTGTGCCCATCGGCTTCCTGGTCAACACATCGCAGATCAGTGTGAACGAGCAATGCAACTTCCCCCACG CGGTGGGGGATTTCTTTGGCTATAGCTGTGTCCCCGGAGCAAAGGATCCAGAGCATGACCCCAAAGGCACCAACCCCAGAAACCTGTGTGAAGCCTGTATAGGTGACGACAATGACCGCCACATCTGTGCCAACAACCCCAGAGAACGCCACTACGGGGAAGCAGGGGCACTcag ATGTGTGGCAGAGAACCTTGGCGATGTGGCCTTCGTAAAGCACACCACGGTCTTCGACAACATGAATG GTAAAAATCAGGAGTCGTGGGCTCTGGACCTTGAGCTGGAGGACCTGAAGCTGCTTTGTCCTGACGGAGGCGAGGCTTCGCTCTTCCAGCACAAACGCTGCCACCTGGCCGTGGTGCCGGCCAACGCTGTGGTGGTGCGCCTGGAGGATAAGTGCCGCGTTTACAAGTTCCTGGAACGCGTGCAG AATGCATTTGCCAACGCCACCCAGGGATTCTCCCTCTTCAGTTCGGTGGCATATGGCCAGCCTGATGTGATGTTTAGTGATTCTACTCAGAAGCTGCtgagggtcatgggcacctatcCGTCTTGGCTGGGGCATAGCTACACCACCATGCTTCAGGCATTTGAGTGTGAAGGTAAAGTTACACTAACATGCTTCAGGTGTTGA
- the acvr1l gene encoding activin receptor type-1: MGHCCTRVIFLLLLQALRTLAEDGSIDCVCVGSDCMSQQCKGDHCYASVTFSDDVPSFRRGCLIGPESRHMTCLSSPSAKRAVECCSQPMCNVNTSVESLLHLLATHPIEDTTHYRLETLLPLVLGLFVVLALLATLAVMVCRRLRPGRLERLHEFDPEQGAIDGLIAPNVGDGTLADLLDQSCTSGSGSGLPFLVQRTVARQISLVECVGKGRYGEVWRGQWQGENVAVKIFSSRDEKSWFRETEIYNTVLLRHENILGFMASDMTSRNSSTQLWLITHYHENGSLYDYLQLVAVDMADGLQMAASVASGLVHLHTEIFGTEGKPAIAHRDLKSKNILVKKDLRCCIADLGLAVTHSQADNQLNVGNNPKVGTKRYMAPEVLDESIQTDCFDAYKRVDIWAFGLVLWEIARRTYSNGIVEDYKPPFYDLVPNDPSFEDMRKVVCVEQQRPFIPNRWFSDPTLSALVKLMKECWYQNPSARLTALRIKKTLDKILSTLEKGKPDC, from the exons ATGGGTCATTGCTGCACCCGAGTCATTTTCCTCCTGCTGCTCCAGGCGTTGCGGACTTTAGCTGAAG ATGGGTCCATCGACTGCGTGTGTGTTGGCAGTGACTGCATGTCGCAGCAGTGTAAGGGCGACCACTGCTATGCCTCCGTGACCTTTAGCGACGACGTGCCCTCCTTCCGCCGGGGGTGTCTGATTGGCCCAGAGAGCAGGCACATGACCTGCTTGTCCTCCCCCTCGGCCAAACGCGCTGTGGAGTGCTGCTCTCAACCTATGTGCAACGTCAACACTTCGGTGGAGTCTCTACTTCATCTTCTGGCCACAC ATCCAATTGAGGACACCACGCACTACCGTTTGGAGACCCTCCTACCGCTTGTGCTGGGTCTCTTCGTAGTGCTGGCCCTGCTGGCCACTCTGGCCGTGATGGTCTGCCGAAGGCTCCGCCCCGGCCGCTTGGAGCGACTGCACGAGTTTGACCCGGAGCAGGGCGCCATCGACGGCCTCATTGCTCCCAACGTGGGAGACGGCACCCTGGCG GATCTGCTGGATCAGTCCTGCACATCCGGCAGCGGCTCAGGGCTGCCCTTCCTGGTGCAGAGGACCGTGGCCCGTCAGATCAGCCTGGTGGAGTGTGTTG GCAAAGGGCGGTATGGGGAGGTATGGAGGGGACAGTGGCAGGGAGAGAATGTAGCTGTGAAAATTTTCTCCTCCAGAGACGAGAAGTCCTGGTTTCGGGAAACCGAGATCTACAACACCGTTTTACTGCGGCATGAAAACATATTAG GGTTCATGGCGTCGGACATGACCTCGCGGAACTCCAGCACCCAGCTGTGGCTGATCACGCACTACCACGAGAACGGATCGCTCTATGACTACCTGCAGCTGGTGGCCGTAGACATGGCTGACGGCCTGCAGATGGCCGCCTCGGTGGCCAGTGGCCTTGTGCACCTGCACACTGAGATTTTTGGCACGGAGGGTAAACCAGCCATTGCCCACCGCGACCTGAAGAGCAAGAACATCCTGGTGAAGAAGGACCTGCGCTGCTGCATCGCCGACCTCG GCTTAGCGGTCACTCACTCTCAGGCAGACAATCAGCTGAATGTAGGGAATAACCCCAAAGTGGGCACCAAGCGCTACATGGCCCCCGAGGTGCTGGATGAGTCCATTCAGACGGACTGCTTTGACGCCTACAAGAGGGTGGACATCTGGGCCTTTGGCCTGGTGCTGTGGGAGATCGCCCGCCGCACCTACAGCAACG GGATTGTGGAGGATTACAAGCCTCCGTTCTACGACCTGGTGCCTAACGACCCCAGCTTTGAGGATATGCgcaaggtggtgtgtgtggagCAGCAGAGACCATTCATCCCCAACCGCTGGTTCTCAGATCCT ACGTTGTCTGCTCTGGTGAAGCTGATGAAGGAGTGCTGGTACCAGAACCCGTCGGCTCGTCTCACGGCCCTGCGCATCAAAAAGACGCTCGATAAAATCCTCAGCACCTTGGAGAAGGGCAAGCCAGACTGCTGA